A single genomic interval of Trachemys scripta elegans isolate TJP31775 chromosome 3, CAS_Tse_1.0, whole genome shotgun sequence harbors:
- the LOC117875387 gene encoding cysteine-rich venom protein TEL1-like has protein sequence MILLAAFLGLAAVLQPSTGQTSGFAALSTDRADQQKEIVDKHNALRRGVMPTARNMLRMEWSPTAAENAKSWANECTLSHSPESRRTTTVGCGENLYMSTAPNSWSDAIQAWYNEVGNFMYGIGPTTPGAVIGHYTQVVWYKSYQIGCAVAFCPQSEYNYFYVCHYCPAGNINTLINTPYQSGAACGDCPNACDDGLCTNPCTYEDTYSNCPDLATQYGCAQPVVKKYCLASCRCPTEIK, from the exons ATGATTCTGCTGGCTGCATTCCTGGGTCTGGCTGCTGTGCTGCAGCCATCCACCGGACAG ACATCAGGTTTTGCTGCTCTGTCAACTGACAGGGCAGATCAACAAAAGGAGATTGTTGACAAGCACAATGCCCTAAGGAGAGGGGTGATGCCAACTGCTCGCAACATGCTGAGGATG GAATGGAGTCCCACAGCTGCAGAGAATGCCAAAAGTTGGGCAAATGAATGTACTTTATCCCACAGTCCTGAAAGCAGAAGGACAACTA CAGTGGGCTGTGGCGAAAATCTCTACATGTCAACTGCGCCCAATTCCTGGTCAGATGCAATTCAAGCCTGGTACAATGAGGTGGGAAATTTCATGTATGGCATTGGGCCAACCACACCAGGTGCAGTGATTGGCCATTATACTCAG GTGGTTTGGTACAAGTCTTACCAGATTGGATGTGCAGTTGCCTTTTGTCCTCAGAGTGAATACAACTACTTTTATGTTTGCCATTACTGCCCTGC GGGGAATATCAATACCTTAATAAATACACCTTACCAATCAGGAGCAGCGTGTGGAGATTGCCCTAATGCTTGTGACGATGGACTATGCA CCAATCCTTGTACGTATGAGGACACTTACTCAAATTGTCCTGATTTAGCAACGCAATATGGATGTGCACAGCCCGTGGTCAAGAAATACTGTCTTGCCTCCTGCCGTTGccccactgaaataaaataa